In Dyadobacter sp. NIV53, a single window of DNA contains:
- a CDS encoding YncE family protein: MKKQLTRTVLAASLAFTVWSCNQSDPVAKGDFVSGVFVINEGNFSQNNGSVSFFPREESTAETDVFAKINGSDLKGGVQGYAVSGEKGIILVDNNAAGLDKVEIVNSNTFKSEGTIGAPDIENPREVVFLNSSTAYVTCWGTTGQYPDFFINPGYVAVIDLATRKVTKKISVAKGIENIVYNNGKLFVGTVNYSGVNSLTAISTSSNEIVKELTLTSSPSPIGVDANGKIWVQDGLNLLRLNPDTYATEATLKITTDATKTAGNFAFSLDKKTIFFVLSYYDANFVTHGETYKVGITDTQVNITTPVIKRNFSGLAVDPLQGLIYAGVTPSYAQSGYAVRYRTDGTLVDSVKVGIAPTGFFFR, from the coding sequence ATGAAAAAACAATTAACCAGAACAGTCTTAGCAGCATCATTAGCCTTCACAGTGTGGTCATGTAATCAAAGTGATCCGGTTGCAAAGGGGGATTTTGTTAGCGGGGTATTTGTAATTAACGAAGGGAATTTCTCTCAGAATAATGGTAGTGTCTCTTTTTTTCCACGGGAAGAATCAACTGCCGAAACAGATGTTTTTGCTAAAATAAACGGTTCAGATTTAAAAGGAGGCGTTCAGGGCTATGCTGTTTCAGGTGAAAAAGGGATTATCCTGGTTGATAACAATGCGGCAGGATTAGATAAAGTTGAAATTGTAAACAGTAATACATTTAAAAGCGAAGGAACGATTGGTGCGCCGGATATTGAAAATCCAAGAGAAGTGGTGTTTTTGAATTCGTCAACTGCTTACGTTACATGTTGGGGAACAACCGGTCAATATCCCGATTTCTTTATCAATCCGGGATATGTTGCTGTAATTGACCTGGCAACCCGTAAAGTGACCAAAAAGATCTCAGTGGCAAAAGGAATTGAAAATATTGTTTACAACAATGGAAAGTTGTTCGTTGGAACCGTTAATTACAGTGGGGTTAATTCACTTACTGCAATCAGTACTTCATCAAACGAAATTGTAAAGGAATTAACTCTTACCAGCAGTCCTTCCCCAATTGGAGTCGATGCTAATGGAAAAATTTGGGTTCAGGACGGACTCAACCTTCTTCGTTTGAATCCTGATACATATGCTACGGAAGCTACTTTGAAAATTACTACGGATGCAACCAAAACGGCAGGGAATTTTGCATTCAGTCTCGATAAAAAAACGATATTCTTTGTGCTTTCTTATTATGACGCAAATTTCGTAACGCATGGAGAAACCTACAAAGTCGGAATTACTGATACGCAGGTCAATATAACTACCCCAGTGATTAAGCGAAATTTCAGCGGTTTGGCTGTTGATCCTTTGCAGGGTTTGATTTATGCTGGAGTTACTCCATCCTATGCGCAATCCGGTTACGCGGTTCGTTACCGTACGGATGGCACTTTGGTTGATTCGGTTAAAGTAGGAATTGCTCCGACTGGATTTTTCTTTAGATAA
- a CDS encoding DMT family transporter, which yields MNKIYPVVTAITNRFSIPASQKGVFLMLGAAFFFALTSAISKWIGKEFHIVQLVFFRNIVGVIFILSSIRRRPFEQKGGGKLGLLIFRGVIGTLSLYLLFYSIQTLGLGRASTYQYTYPIFLALFSWLLLGETLNMKEWSAIFVGFLGILLVFRPDLSLSWRENLLGLGSSLLTAVSYLAIRQLGWVYDSRAIILSFMLSGILLPIISMLVGTYYPIEELDFLIGTFKWPQTAMQWFAFLALGLTALMGQKMLTQSFTYDKAGRVAAVGYSNILFASILGFLMDEAIPSLSMLIGMALIVTGGILVSFAKSKKAEDISLAQD from the coding sequence TTGAATAAAATATATCCCGTGGTCACTGCTATTACCAATCGCTTTTCTATTCCTGCCTCACAAAAAGGAGTTTTTCTCATGTTAGGTGCTGCTTTTTTCTTTGCACTGACATCCGCAATTTCAAAATGGATAGGAAAAGAATTTCATATTGTCCAGCTGGTTTTTTTCAGAAATATCGTCGGTGTAATATTTATTTTGTCTAGTATAAGAAGGCGTCCTTTTGAACAAAAAGGCGGCGGAAAACTCGGTTTGCTTATCTTTCGCGGTGTAATTGGTACACTTTCATTGTACCTGCTTTTTTACTCAATTCAAACTTTGGGGCTTGGCCGAGCTTCCACTTACCAATATACTTATCCCATTTTCCTTGCTTTATTTTCATGGCTGCTACTTGGTGAAACCCTAAATATGAAAGAATGGTCTGCTATTTTTGTCGGATTTCTGGGAATCCTGCTCGTATTCCGCCCCGATTTATCTTTATCCTGGCGCGAAAACTTACTTGGCCTGGGAAGTTCATTACTCACAGCTGTATCCTATCTGGCGATCAGGCAATTAGGCTGGGTATATGATTCGAGGGCTATCATTTTGTCTTTTATGCTGAGCGGAATTCTGCTACCGATTATTTCAATGCTGGTTGGCACCTATTATCCGATTGAAGAATTAGATTTTCTGATTGGTACTTTCAAATGGCCGCAAACGGCTATGCAATGGTTCGCCTTTCTCGCACTTGGCCTTACTGCATTGATGGGACAAAAAATGCTGACACAATCTTTCACCTACGACAAAGCGGGCCGCGTTGCAGCAGTTGGTTATTCCAACATTTTATTTGCATCGATCCTCGGATTTTTAATGGATGAAGCAATTCCCTCACTTTCTATGCTTATTGGTATGGCTTTGATCGTAACCGGCGGCATTCTGGTTTCATTTGCAAAAAGTAAAAAAGCAGAAGATATATCGTTGGCGCAGGATTAA
- a CDS encoding thioredoxin family protein translates to MKKFVPLLTTIVLSVILTGMCLKDDGYKIGDEVQNFSLMNVNGEMVSLTDKQYVKGYIIAFTSNTCPVSKAYENRIMALNEKFEPRGYPVIAIQANDVRNSPADSYSAMQQKSYSRNYRFPYLYDEDQSVTRAFGATSTPQMFVLHLRNNRYKVAYIGALDNNQASAFAASQRYVENAVNELLAGRPVSLPSARAVGCGIKWKKSV, encoded by the coding sequence ATGAAAAAGTTCGTACCACTTCTCACTACAATTGTATTGTCTGTTATCCTGACTGGTATGTGTTTAAAAGATGATGGCTATAAGATTGGCGACGAGGTCCAGAATTTTAGCCTGATGAACGTGAATGGAGAAATGGTCTCCCTTACGGACAAACAATATGTGAAGGGTTATATTATTGCTTTTACCAGTAACACTTGCCCGGTTTCAAAGGCCTATGAAAACCGTATTATGGCCCTGAACGAGAAATTTGAACCTAGGGGCTATCCGGTTATAGCTATTCAGGCAAATGATGTAAGAAATTCCCCGGCAGATTCATATAGTGCAATGCAGCAGAAGTCTTATTCCAGAAACTACAGGTTTCCGTATTTATATGACGAAGATCAGTCGGTAACAAGGGCATTTGGTGCAACCAGTACGCCCCAAATGTTTGTGTTACACCTTAGAAATAACAGATACAAAGTTGCCTACATTGGTGCGCTTGATAATAACCAGGCAAGTGCTTTTGCTGCGAGCCAGCGATATGTTGAAAATGCAGTGAACGAACTTCTTGCAGGAAGACCAGTGTCTCTTCCTTCGGCAAGAGCGGTTGGATGCGGAATTAAATGGAAAAAATCTGTTTAA
- a CDS encoding glyoxalase superfamily protein: protein MKVSQVIPILRIFDEAKALEFYVGWLGFSVDWTHRFDDNAPLYMQVSNNGIVLHLSEHHGDSTPGGKVFIECDGVRELHKELNDKKYKYNCPGLQEVPWDSISVTVVDPFMNRLVFNERLNTQK, encoded by the coding sequence ATGAAAGTCAGTCAGGTAATTCCGATATTAAGGATTTTTGATGAAGCAAAAGCACTTGAATTTTATGTCGGCTGGCTTGGTTTTTCAGTAGACTGGACCCACCGGTTTGATGATAATGCGCCCCTTTATATGCAGGTTTCCAACAATGGAATAGTGCTCCATCTTTCTGAACATCATGGAGATAGTACACCGGGAGGAAAAGTTTTTATAGAATGTGACGGAGTGCGGGAGCTGCATAAAGAACTGAATGATAAAAAGTATAAATATAACTGTCCCGGGTTACAGGAGGTGCCCTGGGATTCTATTTCAGTCACAGTAGTTGATCCTTTTATGAACCGGTTGGTTTTCAATGAACGGCTCAACACACAAAAGTAA
- a CDS encoding helix-turn-helix domain-containing protein yields the protein MTENTPLQIASEFVHYTNKNIFLTGKAGTGKTTFLHNLKKTLHKRMAIVAPTGVAAINAGGVTIHSFFQLPFGPRVPDQANQNFQKFNKERINLIKSLDLLVIDEISMVRADVLDGIDDVLRRYKNHNQPFGGVQLLMIGDLHQLSPVIKDEEWNMLKAYYETVFFFSSHALQKTNPVRIELTHIYRQSDNTFIDLLNRIRENKLDAATLEALNQRYIPNFSPADDEGYITLTTHNGSAQKINSVKLEEINGKLKTFEAEISGEFPSYSYPTEQSLSLKAGAQVMFVKNDISREKLYYNGKIGRIVRMDNDTIYVKCKGEYGEIEVGKTEWKNVKYVLNAQTKEIEEQIIGSFIQFPLKLAWAITIHKSQGLTFEKAIIDAKESFAHGQVYVALSRCKSFEGMVLSTKIGMTSVKTDITVAAYSRDSSNNPPDNQQLSDAKVEFQRSLLFELFDFSDVKRTFFLLNRNIEENGLIINPVVLDSMKPIRDGAETDIYIVSDKFRSQLARIIPDDELPEENEEIKIRVQKATSYFLEKIDQFLYPEVNALVIETDNAAIKKTALQLLENLQRAVFVKQACMKACLDEFKTIKYLQAKANADIDFKARAETPASTKNITAPKGVKNGKLYAAIKAWRNEIAAENDVLDYMVLPMKTVMELVEVLPTTLDQLTRIKGIGKAKVKQYGNTIIEMISDYCKENDIEKTNLEIPAKKQKSDTRRTSLDLHRSGKSIEEIALERGLTAGTIENHLLEFIGTGEVDIFSIFSREKINPVISYLLENKQTPAAEIRAALGEDVTYSEIRAVVRYLQTIEV from the coding sequence ATGACTGAAAATACACCACTTCAAATTGCTTCCGAGTTTGTTCATTATACCAATAAAAATATTTTTCTCACTGGTAAGGCAGGAACAGGTAAAACTACTTTTCTTCATAATTTAAAAAAGACATTACACAAAAGAATGGCCATTGTAGCTCCAACCGGTGTTGCGGCTATTAATGCAGGCGGAGTAACCATTCATTCGTTTTTCCAATTGCCTTTTGGCCCTCGTGTTCCGGATCAGGCTAACCAGAATTTTCAAAAATTCAATAAGGAGCGGATTAATCTGATCAAAAGTCTGGATTTATTGGTCATTGATGAAATCAGTATGGTCAGAGCGGACGTTCTGGATGGAATTGATGACGTTTTAAGAAGATATAAGAATCATAATCAACCCTTTGGCGGTGTTCAGTTGCTGATGATCGGGGATCTGCATCAGCTTTCGCCAGTTATTAAGGATGAAGAATGGAATATGCTGAAAGCGTATTATGAAACGGTTTTCTTTTTCAGCAGCCATGCACTTCAAAAAACGAATCCGGTAAGGATAGAACTTACGCATATTTACCGCCAATCAGATAATACGTTTATTGACCTTCTGAACCGCATTCGGGAAAATAAACTGGATGCAGCGACGCTCGAAGCATTGAATCAACGGTATATTCCCAATTTCAGCCCGGCTGATGACGAAGGTTACATTACGCTTACCACACACAACGGAAGCGCACAAAAAATAAACTCGGTTAAACTGGAAGAAATTAATGGGAAACTAAAAACATTTGAGGCAGAAATCAGTGGTGAATTTCCATCCTATTCTTATCCGACCGAACAAAGTTTATCCTTAAAAGCAGGTGCCCAGGTCATGTTTGTCAAAAATGATATTTCAAGGGAAAAACTCTATTACAATGGAAAAATCGGGCGGATCGTTCGGATGGATAATGATACGATTTATGTAAAATGTAAAGGAGAATATGGTGAAATTGAAGTTGGCAAAACAGAATGGAAGAATGTTAAGTATGTACTCAATGCACAGACAAAAGAAATAGAAGAGCAGATTATAGGCAGTTTTATCCAGTTTCCACTCAAACTCGCCTGGGCCATTACCATTCACAAAAGCCAGGGCCTGACCTTTGAAAAGGCGATTATTGATGCAAAAGAATCCTTTGCGCACGGGCAGGTTTATGTTGCACTGAGCCGTTGTAAAAGTTTTGAAGGGATGGTATTGAGTACCAAAATCGGTATGACAAGTGTAAAAACTGATATTACTGTTGCGGCTTATTCAAGAGATTCCAGCAATAATCCGCCTGATAACCAGCAGCTTTCTGATGCCAAAGTGGAATTTCAACGATCTCTTCTTTTTGAGTTGTTTGATTTTTCAGATGTAAAAAGAACGTTTTTCCTGCTGAACCGGAATATTGAAGAAAATGGACTTATTATAAATCCTGTGGTGCTGGATAGCATGAAACCGATAAGAGATGGTGCTGAAACGGATATTTATATAGTATCAGATAAATTCAGAAGCCAACTCGCACGGATTATCCCGGATGATGAATTACCTGAAGAAAATGAAGAAATTAAGATACGGGTACAGAAGGCAACATCTTATTTTTTAGAGAAAATTGATCAGTTTCTTTATCCGGAAGTAAATGCACTGGTTATCGAAACCGATAATGCGGCCATAAAAAAGACTGCACTTCAATTACTGGAAAATTTACAAAGGGCCGTATTTGTAAAACAGGCATGCATGAAAGCCTGTCTGGATGAATTTAAAACTATAAAATACTTACAGGCCAAAGCCAATGCCGACATTGATTTTAAGGCAAGAGCAGAAACTCCGGCCAGCACGAAAAATATAACTGCACCAAAAGGAGTCAAAAATGGCAAGCTGTATGCTGCTATAAAAGCATGGAGAAATGAAATAGCAGCAGAAAACGATGTACTGGATTATATGGTTCTGCCCATGAAAACAGTCATGGAACTGGTAGAAGTTTTACCCACAACACTGGATCAGCTGACCCGGATCAAAGGAATTGGAAAGGCAAAAGTAAAGCAATATGGCAACACGATCATTGAAATGATCAGTGATTATTGTAAAGAAAATGACATTGAAAAAACAAATCTTGAAATTCCGGCTAAGAAACAAAAATCTGATACAAGAAGAACGAGTCTGGATCTGCACAGATCGGGCAAGAGTATTGAAGAAATTGCACTGGAACGCGGTTTAACTGCCGGTACCATTGAAAATCATTTACTGGAATTTATCGGAACAGGAGAAGTAGACATTTTCAGTATTTTTTCCCGCGAAAAGATCAACCCGGTTATCAGCTATCTTTTGGAAAACAAACAGACTCCCGCTGCTGAAATAAGGGCAGCGTTGGGTGAAGATGTTACCTATTCCGAAATCAGGGCCGTTGTAAGATACCTCCAAACGATAGAAGTATAG
- a CDS encoding type IV pilus biogenesis/stability protein PilW, with translation MKDSFVIWLALLLPGLGFAQENHLASALPSSDTNVASKRPLELKERRVLPLFGELSKTSVQIDEEIRFLSECDKSFSSRTEASSFFTARAWEYLQEGALDTACYRFNLANLLNDKNVEAYWGLGVVSYQRENWTDAKRMLSKGVNLQETMLHCWLTFLLLTLNYTPLPTVSKNLTRQQIC, from the coding sequence ATGAAAGACTCTTTTGTCATTTGGCTTGCTCTTTTACTTCCTGGTCTTGGTTTTGCACAGGAAAATCATTTAGCCAGTGCCCTGCCTTCTTCCGATACAAATGTTGCCTCAAAAAGACCTTTAGAATTAAAGGAGCGGCGTGTTTTACCATTGTTTGGTGAACTAAGTAAAACTTCTGTACAGATTGATGAAGAAATTCGTTTTTTAAGTGAATGTGATAAATCATTTTCCAGCCGTACGGAAGCCAGCAGCTTTTTTACTGCACGCGCATGGGAATATTTACAGGAAGGCGCACTTGATACTGCTTGTTACCGGTTCAATCTTGCTAATTTACTGAACGATAAGAATGTAGAAGCTTATTGGGGCTTAGGTGTTGTCTCGTATCAGAGAGAGAATTGGACTGATGCCAAACGTATGCTAAGTAAGGGAGTTAACCTACAGGAAACAATGTTGCATTGCTGGTTGACCTTTCTACTGTTGACCTTAAATTATACGCCCTTACCAACAGTCAGCAAGAACTTGACGAGGCAGCAAATCTGTTAA
- a CDS encoding DEAD/DEAH box helicase, whose protein sequence is MQTTQNKFEQFKLNRQLLNAIEEAGYTEPTPIQEQAIPLALAGQDILGIAQTGTGKTAAYALPLLMRIKFAQGENPRALILAPTRELAMQISEAIIQLSKYTDIRTVVLYGGLGPKAQIDAIRKGVDIIVATPGRFMDLYLKEEIIVKQLNVMILDEADKMMDMGFMPQIRRVLEIIPRKRQNMLFSATFSDKVENLSYEFLEFPIRIEVTPQSTTAEMITQKIYELPNFRSKINLLTHLLEDREAFNRVLIFTRSREVASLVYQNLLDRVVSEDELRVIHANKGQNTRINAMDAFREGSVRVMVATDVVARGIDITEVSHVINFDVPLIYEDYVHRIGRTGRANHIGQAITFITDADEYHIHKIEKMIRMEIPREQLPEDLDVVSTPHDERQDMLREIDNQKRKEDPTFLGAFHEKRRFTGRR, encoded by the coding sequence ATGCAGACTACGCAAAACAAATTTGAGCAATTTAAACTTAACCGTCAATTACTCAATGCCATTGAAGAAGCAGGTTACACAGAGCCTACTCCCATTCAGGAACAAGCAATACCTTTGGCACTTGCCGGACAGGACATTTTAGGAATAGCACAAACCGGTACCGGAAAAACAGCCGCTTACGCCTTGCCACTTCTGATGCGGATTAAATTTGCACAGGGAGAAAATCCGCGCGCGCTGATCCTTGCGCCAACAAGAGAATTGGCCATGCAGATCTCCGAAGCAATTATCCAGCTAAGCAAGTACACCGATATCCGTACCGTTGTATTGTATGGCGGATTAGGCCCAAAAGCACAAATTGACGCAATTCGGAAAGGTGTTGATATCATTGTCGCTACGCCGGGCAGATTTATGGATCTGTATCTGAAAGAGGAAATCATCGTGAAACAGCTGAATGTGATGATCCTGGATGAGGCTGACAAAATGATGGATATGGGTTTTATGCCACAGATCCGCCGTGTACTGGAAATCATCCCGCGTAAAAGACAAAACATGCTTTTTTCCGCTACGTTTTCGGATAAAGTAGAAAATCTGTCTTATGAATTTCTGGAATTTCCAATCAGAATAGAAGTTACACCTCAGTCGACTACGGCTGAGATGATAACACAGAAGATATATGAATTACCAAACTTCCGGAGCAAGATTAATCTTTTGACGCATCTGCTTGAAGACCGCGAAGCTTTTAACCGTGTTTTGATATTCACGCGCAGCCGGGAAGTGGCAAGCCTCGTGTACCAGAATCTGCTCGACAGAGTGGTTTCCGAAGATGAATTACGCGTAATTCATGCCAATAAAGGACAAAATACGCGTATCAATGCCATGGATGCATTTCGGGAAGGATCTGTTCGTGTAATGGTAGCGACAGATGTGGTAGCACGCGGAATTGACATTACAGAAGTTAGCCATGTAATTAATTTTGACGTACCACTTATCTATGAAGATTATGTACACAGGATTGGCCGTACCGGAAGAGCGAACCATATTGGCCAGGCGATTACATTTATTACTGATGCAGATGAGTATCATATCCATAAGATCGAAAAAATGATCCGGATGGAAATTCCGCGCGAACAATTACCTGAAGATCTTGATGTGGTATCAACTCCTCATGACGAAAGACAGGATATGCTACGGGAAATTGATAATCAGAAACGCAAGGAAGACCCTACATTTTTAGGTGCGTTTCATGAAAAAAGAAGGTTTACAGGCCGTCGATGA
- a CDS encoding WG repeat-containing protein: MKIFQSASRYSSFFFFLLVFNQVFIHVVFAQDKSWLKQYTEHREYGSVYAVKKIDVPCRTYQSFLVDKNGSKLTPAYRDIGDFSDGLAEFVPFETSEHKQGLHGFINQQGKVVIPPVYLATDKFYKGKTWVIYSAGKQYGLSYIDSVGKTIYRIPIEYFKNDFLKSKAVIDFVCNRDTKEDIIWWKQKEIFLLNWNFSTFIEKEIKESKGIYHFLYKGKYGIVDKNLILRIPVALDDIDPKYKFSGQGMERVKYGEKYAFINVFTGELVTPFIYSDTRKPTAGLFWVKKNNKWGCIDKTGKTRIAFLYDEASGFTKEDRAAVAINGKFGHIDKSGKIRTPLKYEFASYYNNGTSMVRVGDKYGYIDVNDQFIGKSDYDEALPFDRQTTTAERFGIKYELALDGSETFVGFSALWNTVFISLGVILFIAANSYFFRKVQLRKK, translated from the coding sequence GTGAAAATATTTCAGTCTGCCAGCCGGTATTCATCCTTCTTTTTCTTCTTATTAGTTTTCAATCAGGTATTTATCCATGTAGTTTTTGCTCAGGACAAATCATGGCTCAAACAATACACAGAACATCGTGAATATGGCAGCGTTTATGCAGTCAAAAAAATTGATGTTCCCTGCCGGACTTATCAAAGTTTTCTGGTTGATAAAAACGGTAGCAAACTTACACCGGCATACCGGGATATTGGTGATTTTTCAGATGGATTGGCTGAATTTGTACCTTTTGAAACAAGTGAGCATAAACAAGGACTTCATGGTTTTATCAACCAACAAGGGAAAGTCGTAATTCCACCTGTTTATCTCGCCACTGACAAATTCTACAAGGGCAAAACATGGGTAATTTATTCTGCCGGAAAACAGTACGGGCTTTCCTATATTGATTCCGTAGGAAAAACCATTTACAGAATTCCCATAGAATATTTCAAAAATGACTTCCTGAAATCAAAAGCTGTTATAGATTTTGTTTGTAACCGCGATACCAAAGAGGATATTATCTGGTGGAAACAAAAGGAAATATTTTTGTTAAACTGGAATTTCAGCACTTTTATTGAAAAAGAAATAAAAGAATCCAAAGGAATTTACCACTTCCTGTATAAAGGGAAATATGGTATTGTTGACAAAAATCTGATATTACGCATTCCGGTAGCACTGGACGATATTGACCCCAAATACAAGTTTTCGGGACAAGGTATGGAGCGGGTAAAATATGGAGAAAAATATGCCTTTATAAACGTCTTTACCGGAGAACTGGTCACACCATTTATTTATTCGGATACACGGAAGCCGACAGCCGGCTTATTTTGGGTAAAGAAAAATAATAAATGGGGGTGTATTGATAAAACCGGAAAAACCAGAATCGCTTTCCTATATGATGAGGCCAGCGGTTTTACTAAGGAAGACCGTGCGGCGGTGGCTATCAATGGAAAATTCGGGCATATTGATAAGTCCGGAAAAATCAGAACGCCATTGAAGTACGAGTTTGCATCTTATTATAACAACGGTACTTCTATGGTACGTGTTGGAGATAAATATGGTTATATAGATGTAAATGACCAGTTTATCGGTAAGTCCGATTACGACGAGGCGCTACCATTTGACCGCCAAACAACTACTGCGGAAAGGTTCGGAATTAAATATGAACTGGCTTTGGACGGCAGCGAAACTTTTGTTGGGTTTTCAGCACTCTGGAATACCGTTTTTATTTCATTGGGCGTGATTTTATTCATAGCAGCAAACAGCTACTTTTTCAGGAAAGTACAGTTGAGAAAAAAATGA
- a CDS encoding TonB-dependent siderophore receptor, translating to MILVTVIGFAITGNLMAQHDTIFLAPVTVTGFVPERFMSGLKIQKIDSAALNQFRFQNLGDLLSFNTPIAFKNYGPGQLNTVSFRGTSANHTAVLWNGLNINSPTLGQTDFSTIPVAGFDQLSVQYGSAASIVGTDAVGGSILLNSLAQPSGLYVFAGSQLDNFRNNQEQIGFKYGTRLNNNWDFSGKTSINYSRLVNRFPYKERQGYPLLPSETFQRGLVQDFFLRSKNNQEFSAHIWLTKNRLTLTPRETDGRELTLTEAYRTMIRYQWKEFTIRTSWVRDIIDYGTGNYVNLDHAVTDKFSNRVEKDFNWNIGQAGSTIQIKAGGEWTHYRAQLSGYEEPLITENRGDLFVLTRFQATSKLLISANLRQAFVTGYNPPFTPSLGTEYGLIQQKKYNLKIKGSSSRSYRVPTLNERYWKDLGNPNIKPESGWNKEIGLEQNYILSDSHSYSMSLTAYHNRIKNWTYWNPAKNYKVENLQEVLARGIELQAGWKGNMGLWKGGANVGYALTRSSQEKIYDAYASDIIGKQLVFVPQHSGNFNGFIQYKNTRLTAQIQSVGKRFTTFDNSRFFEPYALGNLLAETTLDWNKAQIRIQGQVNNITNTFYLNVRNNAMPGRSFAVNLLLSYNSNRNN from the coding sequence GTGATTCTTGTAACAGTGATCGGCTTTGCCATAACGGGCAATCTGATGGCTCAGCATGATACAATATTTTTGGCACCTGTTACAGTAACTGGTTTTGTGCCTGAACGTTTTATGAGTGGTTTGAAAATACAAAAAATTGATTCCGCTGCTTTGAATCAGTTTCGTTTTCAGAATCTGGGTGATTTGCTTTCGTTCAATACGCCTATTGCATTTAAAAATTACGGTCCCGGGCAATTAAACACAGTTTCTTTTCGCGGAACTTCTGCAAACCATACTGCTGTATTGTGGAACGGATTAAATATTAATTCCCCGACGCTCGGACAAACGGATTTTTCTACGATTCCTGTTGCCGGATTTGACCAGCTTTCGGTTCAGTATGGTTCCGCAGCCAGTATTGTGGGAACGGATGCAGTTGGCGGGAGTATTTTGCTGAACAGTTTAGCGCAACCTTCGGGATTATATGTATTTGCAGGAAGTCAGCTTGATAATTTTCGGAATAATCAGGAACAAATCGGCTTTAAATATGGAACCCGGCTCAATAATAACTGGGATTTTTCAGGAAAGACTTCCATTAATTACAGCCGGCTGGTCAATCGCTTTCCTTATAAGGAAAGACAGGGATATCCGCTGCTTCCGTCAGAAACTTTTCAGCGTGGATTGGTTCAGGATTTTTTTCTGAGATCAAAGAATAACCAGGAATTTTCGGCGCATATCTGGCTTACAAAGAACCGGTTAACGCTGACTCCCAGGGAAACAGACGGCCGGGAACTTACCTTGACGGAAGCATACAGGACAATGATCCGCTATCAATGGAAGGAGTTTACAATCCGTACTTCATGGGTTCGGGATATAATTGATTATGGAACAGGTAATTATGTGAATCTGGATCATGCTGTAACCGATAAGTTTTCCAATCGTGTTGAAAAAGACTTTAACTGGAATATAGGCCAGGCCGGAAGTACTATTCAGATAAAAGCAGGAGGGGAATGGACGCATTACCGCGCACAATTATCGGGATATGAAGAGCCGCTGATTACTGAAAACAGAGGAGATTTGTTTGTATTAACTCGTTTCCAGGCAACATCAAAATTGCTTATTTCTGCTAATCTGAGGCAGGCCTTTGTAACCGGATACAATCCTCCGTTCACGCCGTCATTAGGAACAGAATATGGATTAATACAGCAAAAAAAATATAATTTAAAAATAAAAGGTTCTTCTTCAAGAAGTTATCGGGTGCCAACTCTGAACGAACGTTATTGGAAAGATCTTGGGAATCCGAATATTAAACCTGAAAGTGGCTGGAATAAGGAAATTGGTTTAGAGCAAAACTATATACTTAGCGATAGCCATTCGTACTCAATGTCATTAACTGCGTATCATAACCGGATTAAAAACTGGACATACTGGAATCCTGCCAAAAATTACAAAGTTGAGAATCTTCAGGAAGTTTTGGCAAGAGGAATTGAATTGCAGGCCGGCTGGAAAGGAAATATGGGATTATGGAAAGGCGGTGCAAATGTGGGATACGCACTGACCAGAAGTTCGCAGGAAAAGATTTATGATGCTTACGCATCTGATATAATTGGAAAGCAGCTGGTTTTTGTACCACAACATTCGGGTAATTTTAATGGATTCATTCAGTACAAAAATACAAGGCTTACAGCGCAAATTCAGTCTGTGGGAAAGCGGTTCACAACATTTGATAATTCCCGGTTTTTTGAGCCTTACGCATTAGGTAACTTATTGGCTGAAACAACGTTGGATTGGAATAAAGCACAAATCCGGATTCAGGGGCAAGTGAATAACATAACAAATACGTTTTATCTTAATGTGAGAAATAATGCAATGCCGGGAAGAAGTTTTGCCGTTAATTTGCTGTTAAGTTATAATTCAAACAGAAATAATTAG